One genomic segment of [Phormidium] sp. ETS-05 includes these proteins:
- the adhE gene encoding bifunctional acetaldehyde-CoA/alcohol dehydrogenase, giving the protein MMLAVTNAPELEQLIARVKAAQEKYATYNQQQVDEIFKKAALAANAARIPLAKKAVAETGMGIVEDKVIKNHFASEIIYNKYKHEKTCGVIEEDKTFGFQKIAEPVGILAGIVPTTNPTSTAIFKALLALKTRNGIIFSPHPRAKECTREAAKVVLQAAVEAGAPEDIIGWIDEPTVPLSQQLMQHPEIKLILATGGPAMVKAAYSSGHPSLGVGAGNTPAVIDETAHIKMAVSSIILSKTFDNGMICASEQSVIVADEVYEEVKQEFQARGAYFLNPEERQKLGSTIIIKGRLNPDIVGQSIQTLAGLAGISVPEDTRVLIGEVEDIGEAEPFSYEKLSMILAMYRGRDFHDAVQKADRLVQFGGRGHTAVLYTAPSNSQHIQEFESRMQAARVLINTPSSQGAIGDLYNFRLDPSLTLGCGTWGGNSISENVGPQHLLNIKTVSERRENMLWFRIPPKVYFKYGAMPIALRELAGKQRAFIVTDKPLYDLGITKSVEEVLEEIGLKYDVFFDVEPDPSLTTVNKGLALMNSFKPDVIIALGGGSPMDAAKVMWLMYEHPEIEFEGLATRFMDIRKRVYELPPLGVKAIMVAIPTTSGTGSEVTPFAVVTDDRTGIKYPLADYALTPNMAIVDPELVLNMPKKLTAYGGIDALTHALEAYVSVCASEFTNGLALEAIRLLFKYLPSAYQNGAKDPKAREKVHYAATIAGMAFANAFLGICHSMAHKLGSTFHVPHGLANALMISHVIRYNATDVPFKQAIFPQYKYPNAKWRYARIADYLGLGGNTEEEKVEKLVEAVENLKRQLDIPMTLKEALSGDDKAFYEEVEEMADQAFDDQCTGANPRYPLIRDLKELYVLAYRGCRLESSLYHQESQEELLQGNGTDTVTNLILPVTIENN; this is encoded by the coding sequence ATAATGCTCGCAGTTACTAACGCTCCCGAACTAGAACAACTGATTGCTCGCGTCAAAGCGGCACAAGAAAAATATGCCACCTACAACCAGCAGCAGGTAGATGAAATTTTCAAAAAAGCTGCTCTAGCGGCAAATGCTGCCCGCATTCCTCTGGCCAAAAAAGCCGTGGCAGAAACTGGCATGGGTATTGTGGAAGACAAAGTAATTAAAAACCACTTTGCCTCGGAAATTATTTACAACAAGTATAAGCACGAAAAGACCTGCGGCGTCATTGAAGAAGACAAAACCTTTGGTTTCCAAAAAATCGCCGAACCAGTAGGAATTCTGGCGGGGATTGTGCCGACAACTAACCCAACTTCTACGGCTATTTTTAAAGCGCTGTTGGCTCTGAAAACCAGGAATGGGATTATTTTCTCCCCCCACCCACGAGCCAAAGAATGTACCAGAGAAGCGGCAAAAGTGGTACTACAAGCTGCCGTAGAGGCAGGAGCGCCAGAAGATATCATCGGCTGGATTGACGAGCCCACTGTGCCATTATCTCAGCAGTTGATGCAGCATCCAGAAATTAAACTGATTCTGGCAACTGGCGGACCAGCAATGGTGAAAGCGGCTTATTCTTCGGGACATCCATCCCTGGGAGTGGGAGCGGGCAATACTCCGGCGGTGATTGATGAAACTGCTCACATTAAAATGGCGGTTTCTTCGATTATTCTGAGCAAGACTTTTGATAATGGCATGATTTGCGCCTCAGAACAATCGGTGATTGTGGCGGATGAGGTGTATGAGGAAGTCAAACAGGAATTTCAAGCTCGCGGCGCCTATTTTCTCAATCCAGAAGAACGGCAAAAGCTAGGCAGCACAATTATTATCAAAGGACGGTTAAACCCGGATATTGTCGGCCAATCGATTCAAACCTTGGCCGGACTGGCGGGAATTTCCGTCCCAGAAGATACGCGGGTGTTAATTGGTGAAGTAGAAGATATCGGGGAGGCGGAACCATTTTCCTATGAAAAATTATCGATGATTTTAGCGATGTATCGCGGGCGGGATTTTCACGATGCGGTGCAGAAAGCCGATCGTCTGGTTCAATTTGGCGGACGGGGACATACGGCGGTACTTTACACGGCTCCCTCTAACAGCCAGCACATTCAAGAATTTGAATCGCGGATGCAAGCAGCCCGGGTACTGATTAATACTCCGTCCTCCCAAGGGGCGATCGGCGACCTATACAATTTCCGCCTTGACCCCTCTCTTACCCTCGGTTGCGGGACATGGGGGGGTAACTCTATCAGTGAAAACGTCGGCCCCCAACACCTGCTGAATATCAAAACTGTATCGGAACGCCGGGAAAATATGCTCTGGTTCCGAATTCCGCCCAAGGTTTACTTTAAGTATGGGGCAATGCCGATCGCCTTGCGGGAATTAGCAGGAAAACAACGCGCCTTTATCGTCACTGACAAACCATTATATGACCTAGGCATTACTAAGTCAGTAGAAGAAGTTTTGGAAGAAATCGGCCTCAAATATGATGTTTTCTTCGACGTAGAACCAGATCCGTCTCTGACTACAGTCAATAAAGGACTGGCACTGATGAACTCCTTTAAACCCGACGTGATTATTGCACTCGGGGGAGGTTCGCCGATGGATGCAGCAAAAGTGATGTGGTTGATGTATGAGCATCCAGAAATCGAATTTGAAGGACTAGCCACCCGGTTTATGGATATCAGGAAACGGGTGTATGAACTCCCACCTTTAGGAGTGAAAGCAATTATGGTGGCAATTCCTACCACCTCGGGAACTGGTTCGGAAGTGACCCCCTTCGCGGTGGTGACGGACGATCGGACCGGGATTAAGTATCCCTTAGCCGATTATGCCCTGACACCGAACATGGCGATCGTCGATCCCGAATTGGTGCTAAATATGCCCAAAAAACTCACCGCCTATGGTGGCATCGACGCTCTCACCCACGCTTTAGAAGCCTACGTCTCCGTCTGTGCCTCGGAGTTTACCAACGGATTAGCATTAGAAGCAATTCGCCTGCTGTTTAAGTATCTGCCCTCAGCCTACCAGAACGGCGCCAAAGACCCGAAAGCCCGGGAAAAAGTGCATTATGCCGCCACGATCGCTGGGATGGCATTTGCCAATGCCTTCCTCGGTATCTGTCACTCAATGGCCCACAAACTTGGCTCTACCTTCCACGTCCCCCACGGCTTAGCCAACGCCCTAATGATTTCCCACGTCATCCGCTATAACGCTACCGACGTACCCTTTAAACAAGCCATTTTCCCCCAATACAAATATCCCAATGCCAAGTGGCGATATGCCCGGATTGCCGATTATCTCGGACTCGGGGGCAATACCGAAGAAGAGAAAGTGGAGAAACTGGTAGAAGCCGTAGAAAATCTGAAGCGCCAGTTAGACATTCCCATGACCCTGAAAGAAGCTCTATCCGGTGACGATAAAGCCTTCTATGAAGAAGTGGAAGAAATGGCAGACCAAGCATTTGACGACCAATGTACTGGCGCCAATCCCCGCTATCCCCTGATTCGAGACCTGAAAGAGTTGTACGTTCTCGCCTATCGGGGTTGTCGCCTGGAATCCAGCTTGTATCATCAAGAAAGTCAAGAAGAACTATTGCAAGGAAATGGCACTGACACGGTGACGAATCTCATTCTCCCCGTCACCATTGAAAATAACTAG
- a CDS encoding recombinase family protein translates to MGFESVWISGPSRSGKTTELLKCFRHCVDLWRASKKTDPSLVNQNAEPPLLVLAATGDNRLELAQGMDEATERRYAVKSTTALGFFQEEVSLFWPLLIESLNLPAQYPLQLRPETEQELATLVWHPHLDEENWPWLGVNEYRLVRNTLDLMQLAAVAGIEAEQIPEILRLGLPDEPSPGLWHFLASLQSQWRQWCLQRGLLTYGIICELYWRHLLPNPIYQSHLLSRYRWVLADDVDEYPAIARHLFDFLLDRGVVGAFTFNPEGGVRLGLGADPNYLGGLPVGRSLRTIELSPPMQGLGALRDGVVELVMSGGWGNNLGSIPEYFAPEESPAGEPNPEKKVFSIQTVSRGEMLRQMTGKIAEAVRQGVAPEDIAIVAAGLDEIARYTITQSLTGYGVPVYSLNDQRPLASSPMIRALLTMLALVYPGLGRLVDRDAVAEMLVILSGHLPNQEAIDPVRAGLLADRCYVPAIEPSPQGSYPPQLLPVTAFPRWDRVGYSATAAYNQIVQWLTEQRTQLKQHLITNPLIVLDRASQKFLLSDRNLPFDQLAALRELMETAAHYWEVRQRLNHHERQAPDYVTVGQFIKMLRQGTVTANPFPVTTGVQKGVTIANIYQYRVARCHHSWHFWIDVGSPLWSQSGAASLLGSQLFLREWSGQPRTAEDEQQADAERLRRILLDLLSRVGDRLYLCHSDLSTSGQEQTGPLLAFINAII, encoded by the coding sequence GTGGGTTTTGAATCAGTTTGGATTTCCGGTCCCTCCCGCAGTGGTAAAACCACAGAGTTGCTCAAGTGCTTTCGCCACTGCGTGGACCTGTGGCGCGCCAGCAAGAAAACTGACCCCTCCCTGGTGAATCAAAATGCCGAGCCACCCCTGCTGGTATTAGCGGCGACGGGGGATAACCGCTTGGAACTGGCGCAGGGAATGGATGAAGCCACTGAGAGACGGTATGCAGTGAAATCTACTACTGCCTTGGGTTTTTTTCAAGAAGAAGTGAGTTTATTTTGGCCGCTGCTGATTGAGAGCCTGAATTTACCGGCTCAATACCCGTTACAACTGCGCCCGGAGACAGAGCAGGAACTAGCTACCTTGGTGTGGCACCCCCACCTAGATGAGGAGAATTGGCCGTGGTTGGGGGTGAACGAGTATCGTTTGGTGCGCAACACTTTGGACTTGATGCAGCTAGCTGCTGTTGCGGGGATAGAAGCGGAGCAAATACCGGAAATCCTGCGGTTAGGGCTACCTGATGAGCCTTCCCCCGGCTTGTGGCATTTTTTGGCATCATTACAGAGTCAGTGGAGGCAATGGTGTCTGCAGCGGGGTTTGCTCACTTATGGGATAATTTGCGAACTTTACTGGCGCCATTTGCTGCCAAACCCGATTTATCAAAGTCATTTGCTGAGTCGGTATCGCTGGGTGTTGGCGGATGATGTGGATGAGTATCCAGCTATCGCCCGCCATTTGTTTGATTTCCTCCTGGACCGGGGGGTGGTGGGGGCGTTCACTTTCAATCCCGAGGGGGGAGTCCGTCTGGGTTTGGGTGCGGATCCGAATTATCTGGGTGGTTTGCCAGTGGGTCGATCGCTCCGGACGATCGAGCTGTCGCCTCCGATGCAGGGACTTGGAGCTTTGCGGGATGGAGTGGTAGAGCTGGTGATGTCTGGGGGATGGGGGAACAATCTGGGTTCTATACCAGAATATTTTGCCCCAGAGGAAAGCCCTGCGGGAGAGCCCAACCCCGAGAAAAAAGTGTTTTCGATTCAAACCGTTTCTCGCGGGGAAATGCTGCGCCAGATGACGGGGAAAATTGCCGAAGCTGTAAGGCAAGGTGTGGCTCCCGAAGACATCGCGATCGTGGCGGCGGGTTTGGACGAGATTGCTCGTTATACTATTACCCAGAGCCTGACCGGTTATGGGGTGCCGGTGTATTCTCTCAATGACCAGCGGCCCTTGGCCAGCTCGCCAATGATCCGGGCGTTACTGACGATGCTAGCTTTGGTGTATCCAGGTTTGGGTCGGTTGGTCGATCGGGACGCGGTGGCGGAAATGCTGGTAATTCTCAGCGGTCATCTTCCGAACCAAGAGGCGATCGACCCAGTACGGGCTGGGTTATTGGCCGATCGCTGCTATGTTCCAGCCATTGAGCCATCACCACAGGGGAGCTATCCTCCCCAGTTATTGCCAGTTACGGCTTTTCCCCGGTGGGACCGAGTGGGATATAGTGCCACTGCAGCCTATAACCAGATTGTGCAATGGCTCACCGAGCAACGCACCCAACTAAAACAACATCTAATTACCAATCCCCTCATAGTTTTAGACCGAGCCAGCCAAAAGTTTTTACTCTCTGACCGTAATCTTCCTTTTGACCAACTAGCAGCTTTGCGGGAGCTGATGGAAACTGCGGCTCATTATTGGGAAGTGCGCCAGCGACTCAACCACCATGAGCGTCAAGCCCCAGACTATGTTACCGTAGGCCAATTTATCAAAATGTTGCGCCAAGGAACCGTCACCGCCAACCCTTTCCCCGTCACTACTGGAGTTCAGAAAGGCGTAACCATAGCTAATATCTATCAATACCGAGTTGCCCGCTGTCATCACTCCTGGCATTTTTGGATTGATGTGGGGTCCCCTTTATGGAGCCAAAGTGGGGCAGCGTCTTTGCTGGGCTCCCAGTTGTTTCTCCGGGAATGGTCTGGCCAACCCAGGACCGCAGAGGATGAGCAACAGGCGGATGCAGAAAGGCTGCGGCGGATTTTGTTAGATTTGCTGTCGCGGGTGGGAGATCGTCTTTACCTCTGTCATAGCGATTTATCCACCAGCGGTCAAGAGCAAACCGGTCCATTGTTAGCATTTATTAATGCTATTATTTAG
- a CDS encoding proton extrusion protein PcxA, giving the protein MIKKPLLAIEQWFLQTPLRSLDLAFDAALAIKAIEDQHFNGGKISQASSGYGDTVYSHFEADLRRNLDIIKVRLTEFRNSRSVADIYLQTFTPKKRKPGIGEPANGNGKAMALSNQDKLIIDKLAFIDEVVARYHSLSPALTPDRIFSSPATSLASLPNKSGAVESVTETPRAVPGDMQSANFGTGGAAPGSSKPKNIVDQTSFLPRSILRTLDRFKRELDPKAEDEVVQDFRKSKTKTVISLKFVLLIILIPLLTQQIAKNFIVSPIYDIYVGDATEVFINVDMEAEALEELKRYEEKLRFEKILAAEMAELHPAHEAKPLLTESEAKADDTKEPAPSHKWHIENLSEAEIETKIREKAGELAEEYQARSADAIKNVFADIFSAIAVMIFLAKSRRQIAIFRTFLDEVVYGLSDSAKAFIIILFTDIFVGFHSPHGWEIILEGMSRHLGLPENREFIFLFIATFPVILDTVFKYWIFRYLNRISPSAVATYKNMNE; this is encoded by the coding sequence ATGATTAAGAAACCCCTCCTCGCGATCGAACAGTGGTTTTTGCAAACGCCCCTGCGCTCTCTAGACCTCGCCTTTGATGCGGCTCTGGCCATCAAAGCCATTGAAGACCAGCATTTTAATGGCGGGAAAATTTCCCAGGCATCATCTGGTTACGGCGATACTGTTTACTCCCACTTTGAGGCAGACTTGCGCCGCAACCTCGATATTATCAAGGTCAGGCTTACGGAATTTAGAAACAGCCGCTCTGTGGCGGATATCTACCTGCAAACTTTCACCCCTAAAAAAAGAAAGCCAGGGATAGGAGAGCCCGCCAACGGCAACGGTAAGGCTATGGCTTTATCTAACCAAGATAAGCTCATTATAGATAAGCTGGCTTTTATCGATGAAGTCGTGGCCAGATATCATAGTTTATCCCCCGCACTTACTCCCGATCGCATTTTTTCTTCTCCCGCCACATCTTTAGCTTCTCTTCCCAACAAATCTGGTGCGGTTGAAAGCGTCACCGAAACTCCCAGAGCTGTCCCTGGAGATATGCAATCTGCTAACTTCGGCACTGGGGGGGCTGCTCCCGGTAGTAGTAAACCGAAAAATATTGTTGACCAAACCAGCTTTTTGCCCCGGTCTATTCTCCGAACTCTAGACAGATTTAAAAGAGAGTTAGACCCAAAAGCTGAAGATGAAGTGGTGCAAGATTTTCGCAAATCCAAGACAAAAACGGTTATTTCTTTAAAATTTGTCTTGCTGATTATCCTGATTCCTTTACTAACCCAACAAATAGCTAAAAATTTTATTGTCAGTCCTATATACGATATTTATGTAGGCGACGCCACGGAAGTATTTATCAACGTGGATATGGAAGCTGAGGCATTGGAGGAATTAAAAAGATATGAAGAAAAGCTAAGATTTGAGAAAATTCTGGCAGCGGAAATGGCGGAATTACATCCCGCCCATGAGGCGAAACCTTTACTAACAGAATCAGAAGCCAAGGCGGACGATACTAAAGAACCAGCCCCCAGTCATAAATGGCATATTGAAAATTTATCAGAAGCAGAAATCGAGACTAAAATCAGGGAAAAAGCCGGAGAATTGGCAGAAGAATATCAAGCTAGAAGTGCTGATGCCATTAAAAATGTGTTTGCCGATATTTTTTCCGCTATAGCCGTGATGATTTTCTTGGCCAAGAGTCGCCGCCAAATTGCGATATTCCGAACTTTTCTTGATGAGGTGGTGTATGGGCTCAGCGATAGCGCTAAGGCTTTTATCATTATCTTGTTTACGGATATATTCGTGGGGTTCCACTCCCCCCACGGATGGGAAATCATTTTGGAGGGAATGTCTCGCCATTTGGGTTTACCGGAAAACCGGGAGTTTATCTTTCTGTTTATCGCCACTTTCCCGGTGATTTTGGATACGGTTTTCAAATATTGGATATTCCGCTACTTGAATCGGATTTCTCCTTCAGCAGTGGCGACTTACAAAAATATGAATGAATGA
- the hpsU gene encoding hormogonium polysaccharide biosynthesis acetyltransferase HpsU, protein MTNDKLPPPVLDADPMVDLRQYNQSWFDRGRPGWVILLWWFVQAVTFPLTPQPLHFLRRSILRLFGARLGKGVAIRPTARFTYPWKVTIGDYSWIGDDVVLYSLDRISIGSHCVISQNTYICTGSHDPQDRAFGLVTEAIAIGNGAWIAADCFIGPGVQIGANALIGARSSVFSNMPAATVCWGTPCRPHHPRINPQSTD, encoded by the coding sequence ATGACCAATGACAAATTGCCTCCACCGGTACTGGATGCTGATCCAATGGTGGATTTACGCCAGTACAATCAATCATGGTTTGACCGGGGCCGTCCCGGTTGGGTGATTTTGTTGTGGTGGTTCGTGCAGGCGGTGACTTTTCCCCTGACACCGCAACCTCTGCATTTTTTGCGCCGATCGATTCTGCGCCTGTTTGGCGCCCGTTTAGGAAAGGGGGTGGCGATTCGACCCACGGCGAGGTTTACTTATCCGTGGAAAGTGACGATCGGCGATTACTCTTGGATTGGCGATGATGTGGTTTTATACAGCTTGGACCGAATTTCTATCGGTTCTCATTGCGTCATTTCCCAAAACACCTATATTTGCACCGGGTCCCACGACCCCCAAGACCGGGCGTTTGGGCTGGTGACAGAGGCGATCGCGATCGGTAACGGCGCCTGGATCGCCGCCGACTGCTTCATCGGACCAGGAGTCCAAATTGGCGCCAACGCTCTCATCGGCGCCAGAAGCAGCGTTTTTAGCAACATGCCTGCAGCCACCGTTTGCTGGGGGACTCCCTGTCGTCCCCACCATCCCCGCATCAACCCCCAATCAACAGATTAG
- a CDS encoding glycosyltransferase family 2 protein, which translates to MTSTPSKVPVSVLIPAKNEELNLPACLASLAPADEVFLVDSQSKDRTVEIAESYGAKVVQFHFSGRWPKKKNWALENLPFRNEWVLIVDCDERIPPELWAEISIAIQNVDSDGYYLNRKVFFLGTWIRHGGKYPDWNLRLFKHKKGRYENLGTEEVPNTGDNEVHEHVILAGPVGNLKNDMIHEDFRDVYQWLERHNRYSNWEARVYLNVLTGENAQDTISANLFGDAVERKRFFKQIWVRWVPFKPTLRFILFYIIQLGFLDGRAGYIYGRLLAQYEYQIGVKLYELRRFGGRLNYEDKPPDSKQASSQSPSSQVKISS; encoded by the coding sequence ATGACCTCTACGCCATCAAAGGTTCCCGTTTCTGTCCTGATACCCGCCAAAAACGAAGAACTAAATCTGCCTGCTTGCCTCGCCAGTTTAGCGCCAGCAGACGAAGTATTTTTGGTCGATTCCCAAAGTAAGGATAGGACGGTAGAAATTGCCGAAAGCTACGGCGCTAAAGTCGTGCAATTCCACTTTAGCGGTCGATGGCCAAAAAAGAAAAACTGGGCATTAGAAAACCTCCCATTTCGCAATGAATGGGTTTTAATCGTTGATTGCGACGAGCGCATCCCCCCCGAACTGTGGGCAGAAATCAGCATCGCCATCCAAAACGTGGATAGTGATGGCTACTACCTCAACCGCAAAGTTTTCTTTCTCGGTACTTGGATCCGCCACGGTGGCAAGTACCCAGACTGGAATCTCCGCCTATTCAAGCACAAAAAAGGCCGCTATGAAAATCTGGGCACGGAAGAAGTCCCCAACACCGGGGATAACGAAGTTCACGAACACGTGATTTTAGCCGGTCCGGTGGGCAACCTGAAAAATGATATGATTCACGAAGATTTCCGGGATGTTTACCAATGGTTGGAGCGGCATAACCGTTATTCTAACTGGGAAGCCCGGGTTTATCTCAATGTCCTGACCGGGGAAAACGCCCAAGATACCATCTCCGCTAATCTATTTGGCGATGCGGTGGAGCGGAAGCGGTTTTTTAAACAAATTTGGGTGCGTTGGGTGCCTTTTAAACCGACGCTGCGGTTTATTTTATTTTACATCATCCAGCTTGGCTTTTTAGATGGTAGAGCCGGGTATATCTACGGTCGGCTATTGGCACAATACGAGTATCAAATCGGCGTGAAGTTGTACGAGCTGCGGCGGTTTGGCGGTCGGTTGAACTATGAGGACAAACCACCCGACAGTAAGCAAGCATCGTCTCAGTCTCCATCTTCACAGGTAAAAATTAGTAGTTGA
- a CDS encoding glycosyltransferase family 2 protein → MPDPAISAIICTHNRDAYLGAAIDSLLAQDFPDFEVVVVDNASSDRTRAVVTDRLGNSQLQYIYEPTLGLSVARNTGARVAKGTILAYLDDDAIASPNWLSVLYRAYEQNPNLAIAGGKVTLIWPEGVTPPQWLSEGLAGNLGAYDLGEQVVNIDTPGLTPRGLNYSIRRTFLEQIGGFNLNLGRIGKKLLSNEELYVTELALQSGWQVAYLPDAHVAHNVAPERLQQSWFWERGWWQGISECYREQLRGQAGVGQIRRGGERLVRGIYKSLKFWSNPALRFDNLVYSYGQIGYLTAAISGMLRTTEPTGHE, encoded by the coding sequence ATGCCCGACCCAGCAATTTCGGCCATTATCTGCACCCACAATCGCGATGCCTACTTAGGCGCCGCGATTGACAGCTTGCTGGCGCAGGATTTTCCCGATTTTGAAGTGGTGGTGGTAGATAACGCCAGCAGCGATCGCACTCGCGCTGTAGTCACCGATCGTCTTGGCAACTCCCAGTTGCAATACATCTACGAACCCACCCTCGGACTTTCCGTGGCTCGCAACACCGGCGCCCGAGTGGCCAAGGGCACAATACTAGCTTATCTTGATGACGATGCCATTGCCAGTCCCAATTGGTTGAGCGTCCTTTACCGAGCCTATGAGCAAAACCCCAACCTAGCCATAGCTGGGGGGAAAGTCACCTTGATTTGGCCAGAAGGAGTAACGCCCCCCCAGTGGTTATCCGAGGGACTAGCAGGCAACTTAGGGGCATACGACCTGGGAGAGCAGGTAGTAAACATCGACACCCCAGGACTGACCCCAAGGGGGTTAAATTACTCCATCCGCCGCACTTTCCTCGAGCAAATTGGCGGTTTTAATCTCAATCTGGGTCGCATCGGCAAAAAACTGCTCTCTAACGAGGAACTCTACGTGACAGAGTTGGCTCTCCAAAGCGGCTGGCAAGTCGCCTATCTACCAGATGCCCATGTGGCCCACAATGTCGCTCCCGAACGCTTACAACAATCTTGGTTTTGGGAGCGGGGATGGTGGCAAGGCATTAGCGAATGTTACCGCGAGCAGTTACGGGGGCAAGCCGGAGTCGGTCAAATTCGCCGGGGAGGGGAACGGCTGGTGCGGGGCATCTACAAAAGTCTAAAATTTTGGTCAAACCCGGCCCTCCGCTTCGATAATTTAGTATATAGCTACGGTCAAATCGGTTATTTGACCGCCGCCATCTCTGGGATGCTTCGCACCACAGAGCCCACAGGCCATGAGTAA
- the cobU gene encoding bifunctional adenosylcobinamide kinase/adenosylcobinamide-phosphate guanylyltransferase: protein MNAEQATTPRVILVTGPARSGKSEWAEMLAVETQKPRIYLATARVDPNDSEWVARIAKHVHRRTHQGWKTWEVPILLAEALLEAPKDSCLLVDSLGTWVANLLAEEDATWEQMQRDLILACSLVGEVIFVAEETGWGVVPAYPSGRKFRDRLGALVRRLGAIAHTTYLVTGGHALNLSQLGTPLPPSSG from the coding sequence ATGAATGCGGAACAAGCGACTACGCCCCGGGTGATTTTGGTGACTGGTCCTGCCAGATCTGGCAAAAGTGAATGGGCGGAAATGCTGGCGGTTGAGACTCAAAAACCGAGGATTTACCTGGCCACGGCGAGGGTGGATCCGAATGATTCCGAGTGGGTGGCTCGGATTGCCAAACACGTGCATCGCCGCACCCACCAAGGGTGGAAGACTTGGGAGGTGCCGATACTACTGGCGGAAGCGCTCTTGGAAGCGCCAAAAGATAGTTGTTTACTGGTGGATTCTCTGGGGACTTGGGTGGCGAATCTGTTGGCGGAAGAGGATGCGACTTGGGAGCAGATGCAGCGCGACTTGATTTTAGCTTGCTCCCTGGTGGGAGAGGTGATTTTTGTGGCGGAGGAGACGGGTTGGGGGGTGGTGCCTGCTTATCCTTCGGGGCGGAAGTTTCGCGATCGCCTCGGCGCCTTGGTGCGTCGTTTGGGGGCGATCGCCCATACCACCTACCTCGTTACCGGTGGTCACGCTCTCAACCTCAGCCAACTGGGCACCCCCTTGCCCCCCAGTTCCGGCTGA
- a CDS encoding ribonuclease Z encodes MQVTFLGTSSGVPTRSRNVSGVALRLPQRAEVWLFDCGEGTQHQILRSDIKISQLRRIFITHMHGDHIFGLMGLLASCGLAGNPEKIDLYGPKALSEYLQACTRYSHTHFSYPIEVAYHKPGIIYEDDEYIVKSGRLEHRIPASGYRVEEKDRPGRFDAEKAAAMGIPFGPLYGQLKRGETITLPDGREIDGREFTGPVQVGRKIAYCTDTVFCEGAVELAQDADLLIHEATFAHKDAQMAYDRLHSTSTMAAQVALAAGVKQLMLTHFSPRYAPGNDIVLEDLLTEARAIFPNTDMAHDFLTYEVPRRDSDTPPQSPSVPEKPQKSIRRG; translated from the coding sequence GTGCAGGTAACATTTCTCGGAACTTCATCGGGGGTGCCGACGCGATCGCGCAACGTCTCGGGCGTAGCTCTCCGACTGCCCCAGCGGGCAGAAGTGTGGCTATTTGACTGCGGCGAAGGCACCCAGCATCAGATTTTACGCAGCGATATCAAAATTAGCCAGTTGCGGCGCATCTTCATCACCCATATGCACGGAGACCACATCTTCGGCTTAATGGGACTCCTTGCCAGTTGTGGTTTAGCGGGAAATCCCGAAAAAATAGACCTTTACGGGCCCAAAGCCCTGAGTGAGTACCTGCAAGCCTGCACCCGTTATTCCCACACCCATTTTTCCTACCCGATCGAAGTGGCATACCACAAACCGGGCATCATCTATGAAGACGACGAATACATCGTCAAAAGTGGACGCCTAGAGCATCGCATCCCCGCATCCGGGTATCGGGTAGAAGAAAAAGACCGCCCCGGACGCTTTGATGCCGAAAAAGCAGCCGCAATGGGGATTCCCTTTGGTCCGCTGTATGGACAGCTCAAACGGGGGGAGACCATCACTTTACCCGATGGACGAGAAATCGATGGCCGCGAGTTCACCGGACCAGTGCAAGTGGGGCGGAAAATCGCCTATTGCACCGATACCGTATTTTGTGAAGGCGCAGTAGAACTAGCCCAAGACGCTGATTTACTGATTCACGAAGCCACTTTCGCCCATAAAGATGCTCAGATGGCATACGATCGGCTTCATTCTACCTCCACAATGGCAGCCCAAGTGGCTCTAGCAGCGGGAGTCAAACAACTAATGCTCACTCATTTTAGCCCCCGCTACGCTCCCGGCAACGATATCGTCCTCGAAGATTTGCTCACCGAAGCCCGAGCCATCTTCCCCAACACCGATATGGCCCATGACTTTTTAACCTATGAAGTACCACGCCGAGACAGCGACACACCGCCCCAGTCTCCTTCAGTACCAGAAAAACCCCAAAAATCAATCCGTAGGGGTTAA